In Pseudomonas sp. ADAK2, the genomic window AGTGATCCTTATCGAACTCCGCACGCTTGGCGAAACTCGCCGACACCATATGGCGCTCTTTGTCGAAGTGATAACGGGTCACGCCATACAACAAACCGTTCGGCTGCACCGAGTTGACGTGAATGAACTCGTCACCCTGGCGGTGCCACAGGCCGTGCTTGGCGCTTTGCGCATCGCCACTGCCCTGGGCCAGCGAGCGGTTGGCCTGGGCGGTGACTTCGGTGGCTGGCGCCACATACTCGCCAATCAACACGCCCACCACCATCAGCACCAGCATCGGCTTCATGACCGCCCAGACGATCCGCCCGATCGACACGCCGGCGGCGCGCATGATGGTCAGTTCGCTGTTGCTGGCCAGGCTGCCGAGGCCGATCAGGCAACCGATCAGCGCCGCCATCGGCAACATGTCGTAAAGACGTCGTGGCGCGGTCAGCAGCACGTAGCTCAGGACATCCAACAAAGTGTAGGTATCAGTGGCGTCGCCCATTTCATCGATGAAGGCGAACAGCGTCGCCAGGCCGAGAATAATCCCCAGCACCGCCAGGATCGCCACGAAAACGCTGCTACCAATGTAGCGATCGAGCTTAACCACGAGCCACCTCCAGCGCATCGCGGCGACTCGCCAGTTTCAGGCGCATCGGTTCCCAGTAGAGCAAGACCAGGCCAATGGCCAGGAAGATCCCGTGCACCCACCACAAGCCCAGCGCCGGCGGAATCTTGCCCTTTTCGAGGGCGCCGCGAGCGGCAATCAGGATGGTCAGGTAAGCCATATAAAGAAGAATCGCCGGCAGCAGCTTGAGGAAACGGCCCTGGCGCGGGTTGACGCGCGACAGCGGCACCGCCATCAGGGTCACGATGAAGACCAGCAACGGCAGGGACAGGCGCCATTGAAGTTCGGTGCGCGAGCGAATGTCATCGCTGCCCAGCAAGGAGTTGGTGGTCATGGCGTCACGGTCGGTCACTTCGTCGCTGACGTCCGGCTTGGGCAGCAAAACACCGTATTCGTCGTACTTGATCTTCCGGTAGTCGGCCTGCCCCGGATTACCGTCGTAGCGGTAGCCATTGTCGAGAATCAGGTAGCGGTTGCCGTCAGGGCGGATCTCCTGACGGCCCTTTTCGGCCACCAGTACGGAAATCCCGCGATCTTTCTTATCTGAAGAGATGTTCTTCTGAGAAATGAATACGCCTCCCAGGTGGATACGATCGTCCGTCAGCGTTTCGGTGTAGGTCACCCGCGTACCGTCACGCAGTGCCTGGAAGCGACCCGGTTCCAGCGTATCGAACTCGGTCAGCGCGTCCTGCTTGTTCAGCAGCAGCTGGAACTGGTTGGCCCCTTGCGGCGCCAGGCTCAGGCTCAGCCATGCGACTACCAGCGCCACCAGAGTGGCTGGAAACAGGGTGATACGAAACAGCCGTTGCTGACTCATGCCGGTGGCCGACAGCACG contains:
- the lptG gene encoding LPS export ABC transporter permease LptG produces the protein MVKLDRYIGSSVFVAILAVLGIILGLATLFAFIDEMGDATDTYTLLDVLSYVLLTAPRRLYDMLPMAALIGCLIGLGSLASNSELTIMRAAGVSIGRIVWAVMKPMLVLMVVGVLIGEYVAPATEVTAQANRSLAQGSGDAQSAKHGLWHRQGDEFIHVNSVQPNGLLYGVTRYHFDKERHMVSASFAKRAEFDKDHWQLSEVTTTLFHEKNTEVVNTPVERWEVALSPQLLSTVVMSPESLSISGLWGYIHYLADQGLANGRYWLAFWVKVLQPLVTAALVLMAISFIFGPLRSVTLGQRVFTGVLVGFTFRIVQDLLGPSSLVFGFSPLFAVLVPASVCALAGVWLLRRAG
- the lptF gene encoding LPS export ABC transporter permease LptF, which gives rise to MIVFRYLSREVLLTLSAVSAVLLVIIMSGRFIKYLAQAASGQLDPGSLFLIMGFRLPGFLQLILPLGLFLGILLSYGRLYLESEMTVLSATGMSQQRLFRITLFPATLVALVVAWLSLSLAPQGANQFQLLLNKQDALTEFDTLEPGRFQALRDGTRVTYTETLTDDRIHLGGVFISQKNISSDKKDRGISVLVAEKGRQEIRPDGNRYLILDNGYRYDGNPGQADYRKIKYDEYGVLLPKPDVSDEVTDRDAMTTNSLLGSDDIRSRTELQWRLSLPLLVFIVTLMAVPLSRVNPRQGRFLKLLPAILLYMAYLTILIAARGALEKGKIPPALGLWWVHGIFLAIGLVLLYWEPMRLKLASRRDALEVARG